The sequence CGGGGTCGCAGTTGGTGTCGAGGATCGCGACGACCGGGATGTTGAGCTTGCGCGCCTCGCCGACGGCGATGTGCTCCTTCTTCGTGTCGATGATCCACACCGCGCTCGGGGTCCGCTGCATGTCGCGGATGCCGCCGAGGGTGCGCTCGAGCTTCGCCTTCTCACGGGAGAGGACGAGGCTCTCCTTCTTGGTCATGACCGTGGTGCCGCCGGTCTGCTCGATCATCTCGAGCTCCTTGAGGCGCTGCAGGCGCTTGTAGACCGTCTGGAAGTTGGTGAGCATGCCGCCCAGCCAGCGCTCCTTGACGTACGGCATCCCGACGCGCGACGCCTGCTCGGCGATCGCCTCCTGCGCCTGCTTCTTGGTGCCGATGAACATGATCGTGCCGCCGTGCGCGACCGTCTCGCGGACGAACTCGTAGGCGCGGTCGATGTACGACAGCGTCTGCTGCAGGTCGATGATGTAGATGCCGTTGCGCTCGGTGAAGATGAACCGCTTCATCTTCGGGTTCCAGCGCCGGGTCTGGTGCCCGAAGTGCACGCCGCTCTCGAGCAGCTGCCGCATGGTGACGACGGCCATGGCCGTGCTCCTTGTCATGACGCCTGGCCGTGCGGCCGGGCGTCGGTCCGGTTGTCGCCCCGGCGGTCGCCGGAGCCCTGTCGCCCGCGCGCTGCCCTGCGACCGGACGAACCGGCCACCGTCAGGGA is a genomic window of Frankiaceae bacterium containing:
- the rpsB gene encoding 30S ribosomal protein S2 — encoded protein: MAVVTMRQLLESGVHFGHQTRRWNPKMKRFIFTERNGIYIIDLQQTLSYIDRAYEFVRETVAHGGTIMFIGTKKQAQEAIAEQASRVGMPYVKERWLGGMLTNFQTVYKRLQRLKELEMIEQTGGTTVMTKKESLVLSREKAKLERTLGGIRDMQRTPSAVWIIDTKKEHIAVGEARKLNIPVVAILDTNCDPDEVDFPIPGNDDAIRSAALLTRVIADAVAEGLMQRASANSNAGRGEDKPNVDGQLATDEPLADWELELLKTGQQADAAPAEAPAAEAPAAEPAPAAEAAPEATPEAPPADAAPSA